The Mangrovimonas cancribranchiae nucleotide sequence TGAATGAGACGATAAATTTTGAAGATTTTGTTAAAGTAGATCTTCGTGTTGGAACAATACTGTCTGTTGATGATTTTCCTAAAGCAAGAAAACCAGCATATCAACTTACTATAGATTTTGGAGATTTAGGTGTTAAAAAATCTTCGGCACAAATAACAACATTATACACTAAAGAAGATTTGTTGCATAAACAAATTGTAGCGGTAGTGAACTTTCCCAAGAAGCAAATTGCTAATATTATGAGCGAGTGTTTAGTGGTTGGTGCTGTAAAAGAAAATGACGTGTATTTACTTAGTGCAGAACATCGTGTTCCTAACGGAAGTTGTGTGTCGTAGTGTTTATGCAGGAATTAGATCAGGTAAAAATAAATTTTGATAGTCAAGGGTTATGGATTTTAAACATAGCTTTGGCTATAG carries:
- a CDS encoding tRNA-binding protein; the protein is MNETINFEDFVKVDLRVGTILSVDDFPKARKPAYQLTIDFGDLGVKKSSAQITTLYTKEDLLHKQIVAVVNFPKKQIANIMSECLVVGAVKENDVYLLSAEHRVPNGSCVS